The DNA segment CTCTATTTACCATTATTCAAAAAAACCTAAGTCGATAAACTCCATCACGCACTAATAAAATTGAGTGCAAAATCAGTAAAATATAGATTACTCCCAACcttaatgatttaaaaatatctacTTTTTCGGCTTTAAGAGCGTTCTCATAATAAACATAACTACTTTTGAATTAAAGTcaattaagataaaagttaaaaattaaataaaaatttattttttaatattattattttaaaattttaaattatttattatattttatataaaaatttataataataaaatgagataataggGAATCTAAACGGGCTCAAGTCTTTACGCCTATGTGCCTACTTCGTGCTACTAAAAAGAAAACATCGATCAAAATATCCAGTCTTTTTCACTGACGGAATACCACACAGATCGATGGTTAGATTTTGTGATTAACACCGTGGAATTATGTACGTTTGGTGGAGataattatatgctgcatcagaGTAGCATAGGGCATGATCTCTGAGTGAGgaatcatttttcataattgGCCTGGCCGCAGGAAAAAATATTATCCATTTCTTGAAGGTGGAATAATGTCGCTGTCAAACATATGCTTGCAAGATGACCGTAAATCCCAGAAAATCTGAATGTACAGTACGATTGTGTCGCAAAGGAGAAAGTATGGAAAATTTTCACGTAGATAATTTAACATAATTAAGAAGTTGGAAGGATTACAAAAGTGTTTCTTTCCCGTTATACCCATGTAAATCGTGTCAGTAAAAGCAAAAAGAGAAAGGGTAAAGACGAATGGAAAAGCCCGAAAAGAACCGCCAAGACCTTGACAAAGAACTTCAGTCAGTACACCGTGAACTCTGCTCCCGTGAATCGTGATAGTCAGTCCCCCTCTCCATTCAACAAAAGTTGACCCTCTCATACGGCTTTCTTTTAACACCAATACCATTCAATTCCACAATTTTGCGCGGATTCCCATCCATCCTCTCCAGTGTGAGAGCTCATTCTATGCCAAAAATCGGTGTCTGAAAGAGATTGGGTTTAGCATGAGTTTGGAATGTGTGCAGAGCGGGCCCAATCCAGCTGCTTCCAAAACCGGAGGAACTCTCATAACTATTGTTACTACTTATGGCAACTGGTGTGGGATAAGGGATTGACGTTCCATTATTCTGTTCCTGAACATAACCTTCATTGAAAAACCCATTGCAGCTTTCGTTGGCAGAGCTGGAAGTTGAAGAGAAGTCCACGTTGAAGGGTGAGGTGGTGTTCTGAAAGGCAGAGCCATTGATGGAAGATTGAACTAGATGTGGTGCAACACTAGGGTTCCTAGTATTGTTAAAAGAACCGTTGTGGTAACCAAGAATAGACGGCCAGTATTCTGATGGGTCTTGTTTGATGGGTATTGCGAAACTTAAGGACGAGGTTGAGGGCTGTGAAGCAAAGGATATGGAGGAAGCTGAGGAAAGATCTCGGTCATCGGAACGGCTTCCATCGACACTCATGGTATCAGAAGCAGACTCAGAAGAAGTCTTCGATTTGCCACCTCCGATGGGAAGGTTGCTGTTAGCAATGCTCTTTACGTCGTAGCGGCTCATATCAAAGTTGGTCACGGCGTTTAGCCCTCTGAATTTTATAGCAGCTATGTCATAGGCCTCAGCAGCTTCTTCTTGGGTGCCTGTTTTACCCCAAACAAAAAGCAAGAACAAAACCagtcttaaataaataaactttataAACAGATTAAAACTAGAAAAAACGGAACTGCATTTTCATTCATCCAAATAATGTAATTAGATTCTAATCCAACCAACGAATAAACTGGGGCAAGATAACGAAAGTAAAGAATCTCACTGAAGGTGCCAAGGTAAAGATCTTTGTTGCCGGCAACTCTCCCGATTCTTGCCTGCCATCTGCCGTGTTGATGgtgcctaatatatatataaaaagatcaAGAAAGAACGATACCACATTTGTTTTTTGGTATTATCAAAACAGCtaaatattaaacaaagaaTGAGGGAATAATTTAGCAAACCTTGTGACACCTCTGTAGATGGAGGCTCCTCTAGAAAACCCACTacttttcctaaaaaaaaaaatggtaggaAAAACGTTTCAGTAACAACTTTACATGCCGCAACATAATCTACGGACATTATTCGTACAAGACCAGCAGCTGAAAGGAttctccaaaaaataaaaaaacaaggtAAAAGGAAAACATTCATGACCAAAAGCAAATCGAATTATTCGAGTGGTGTTTACCTTCGAAGAGAAGCAATAAACTCCAGCCTAGTCATGTTCTTCATCTCCTCAAGTTCTTTCTCATAGTTAGAAACCTTTAAGAAAGCCAAAAATGAAACATTGAAAAGCCGGATCCAAACTGCGACTGAGAAAAAATAACACAAGGAAACTAAAAATTCCATATATTTGATTAGCAACTAACCGgaaagtttgtggttgtgttcGGACCCCAGTATTTAAGAGCTGCCAGATCATAAGCTCTTGCAGCTTTCTCTTCTTTATCATAGCCACCTAAAAATAGAAATTGGCAAAATGAGATCAACGATGATTATAAAGTGCTATAGATTACACGTTCATGCAAAAAAGAATCTATTACACAGTAAACAAAATCTAAAGGTCACCTCGTACGTACTAGCATTCACGAAAGAGCATAATATCGGTATCGTAAAACAACATGATGACCATCATTACGCACAGCCAGGTCTACTACTGCTACTGTTTACTTGTGGAAGAGACAAGCTAAGAGAGAGAACTCACCCAAATAAACTGAAATAATGATGATGTTATGAGCATCCATGGCGGCGACCATTCATCATGTACATGCCACGCAAAGAAACAACAGAAGCCACATCAGAGTCGATCTTCACACCCATAATAAATGCGTAAGTACTATAGCAAATTCAGCTAAGCGAAATCTAAAGCACGCCGTAGGCGTGCAGGAAACAAGCCCGAGATCGTCCAAATCCGAGACGCCCTTAGATATTGCTATTGGGAAGTGCACCGCTCATTACGGTCAAAGACAATGATAGCCACCTCGTTCGCTAAGGACTATTCCGGGAGTCTCCTCTCAGACCCAGATCTCGTGTACCCGGATTAAACTGTACGCTCCCTAGGGCACGTTAGAAACGATCCTACTTgaataaatggaaagaaaaaaaaaataccttgtcTTCCTTTCCTACTTTGCCCTTCTCTTCTGCAACTGTTGTCCCAAAGGTGAGCTTCATATCTCCCTGTCCACCTATGTCTAggattttttaagaaatgaaaaaatatttagtaatCATATGTTCTATTGTAAGAATCTCTATTCATCCAAGCAAAGGTTCTGTAAGAACTTCGAAATGATCaaggttcttttattttttgttgtcgTGGTCTCACAAATTCGAGTAGGAATTTACCTGGTGACGCCACGGTAGATGGAGGTGCGTTGGCCGAAGGTGTCTGCGTTTTTCTTTGGCGAAGGTTCCGCTGGAGCCATCGGCAGCTTTTCCACTTGGGTTTTTGGTTCGGTTGAGAACCCTCGGAGGAAGCCAGCGGCTATGGTCTTGAGCTCAGAGTCGTACATCTCAGGAGGCTCGGCCGACACATGCATAGCCATGGGACTCTGAGTAGAAAACTGGGCCAGCGGTGCAGCTCCTGATGTGGCGGTGGAGCCGCCAAGGAAGTCCTCGAGCTTCGGCCCGGTGGTAAACATGGACAGGTCGGTTGCACCACCAGTCGCATCATGATCTTGATCTTGCGTTACGTCGGCCACAGAACCTgcgttaaaaaatatatacagtaATGATCAGAGATGATATTCTTGAACAAGAATACGTATCCGTCCGTGGTGTTCGTCAGTACTGTGCTTGCTAgcgtatgagagagagagagagagagagagagagtacctgAGGCTGGGGAGGTAAAGGCatggaagagggagagagaggaggagTCGGAGCGCAAGTGGGGGTTATTGTGGTTGGAAAGAGAGAAACCGAGCCAGTTCTGGGGAGAAGAATCCATGTCGTCGATCGATGAGCGTGAAAGAGATGTGTGGAAGCTAGGTGGGTGGGTTGTTTTGGGGTTTCTGTCTTTGGAAatagcaaaaaaagaaaaaaaatagagttttttctttcttaaacttCGAGGAAACCAGAGGGTTAGGGAAGGTAAAATGGGTAATGAAGGGGACTCAGGATTGACACAGAtatagaggaagaagaaagagatgaatattgagagagagagagagagaggggggggctGCAGCGTGCACGAGGATCGAAgttatttaactttataatgCAGAAGAGGGGAGAAAATAATACATAACAAcagtaatataataaaataatttttatttgcatgtagacatttttatttttttattttttaaaagcatgTACACCTCAATTCATCAAAgatgaaagagagaggaaaaactGCATGTAAGACTAGGCAGTACCCCTCTGTCTCTCTGATTCCCTATCCTCTTGACCTTAAATTAAGCATTTTTTgctcataaaataaaaagagttaaATCATTTTTCCAAGCAGATCTTCTTTGACATTAGTTCGTGACAGCATCCTCGTCTCAATAACCATATGACAAAACTTTAATTTGATCTTGCCGAGCAAACAGTTGACTATGGCGTAAACTGATCTCTTGATGACTACGAGATTATAAGGGATTACAGCGCGCATGTCTTCTATGTTAAAGACATCATGATATGCATTTTTAATAACATCTTTTCatgatttattgaaaaaaaaaaattaacaggaATAGCAGTTATTAAGATGGATTCTCACAATATCTtaagaagagaaaatatataatacgCCCCCATATCGCCTGGACCCGATAATCCTCTGTGTCACAAATATTAAGAATATatcttaatattaaattatttgtaaataataataaagtaatcaGTAATgtcttaaacatatccttatattttgttttctttatatatataaaaaaaaaacattatttgaagagagagaagggggagggggggttgtTTTGTCATTTGATTGTGGAAACGTGGGACACGCTGACGGCCATGAGAAGGAGCTGGGTTTGAATAAAGATTCATTTCAGTTGGTCCCTGCGAGTGCCGCGTGTCTTTTTTCGGCCTTTTGTCGACTCCATAAAACGACAACCTTTGCCTCTTCCCCTTTGTTCGTTTTGATCTTAATCGTGGGTACTGGAATATTTTGCTGTGAATGTATAATTGTTGACAGCTACGTTGCGGTCTACATTGATCTCCCATACGCATACGCAATATCCGGTATTGTTTTGTGATACTGGATTTTGGTGCAATATGAAAAGTAAACACATAattattgattatttgaataataataaatagcaaTTTTGATTAAATAACAATACATCAGAGTTAACCTTTTACGTGTCCTTTGTGGTTGAGCAAAgcaataaatagtttttatagaaaaaaaagagagatagtcgcaatgcttataaaaaaagagtATATTGTACACGTGCTTGTCGTATAATAGAGTGCTCATACATTGTACCTCCATAGAATAAAGGATCCAAAGCGTATATATTAGAGAGAGAGGTGTAcgtaggaggaggaggaggcatgGAGGGAGGGCTCTGCCATCTGCCAGAGGATAGATCTAGTAGTGGCATATCCACATGCCTGCATGCAACCAGCTTGACACATTTGCATTATaataacattttcttcaaatatctTAGCACACGTGTCAGCTGGATCCTCAAGATGccatgcatattatatatatgttgcatgCAATTAAATCGGATTTGAATTgtgataaattattattattttctgtaAAGAGTATGTGGTATCTGGAGAATGGAGTAAATGATACATCAGAGATGGAGCTCAGAGAAACCTAGCTTGGCACGTATAATTGCCATTTCGCGAGAGAGAGGGTTGACGTGGGAATTCATATGTTAAatgtttcttaattaaaaattataagtataatatttggtttaactatatatagttCATTCGTGCAAATCGGATCGAGAGTCCAAAGACGGTAGCATGTATGCATGCAGTGTGGTTTCTTTTTTGGTTGGTCTAAATTTTAAGGATGATTCCGGATCATTcgtccatattatatatatagtacgagAGAGATTATCTCTAATAATTGTCGTTTGTCATCATGTGGATCCGCTTGTTTAGTTTAAGATTCGGAATTTTTGTCTCATAATTCTATTTAGGGTTTGGGTAATTTTATGagttgaatagatttttttgaacccatatatataataattcattgtccaaaaacattaaaatcattATATCCGCGTATGATCCAACAgccaatatataatatataatttgcatATATTAGAAACtttcattacaagaaaattgctcagccaattattttttataatgtttgttagtattattattgttaaaattaaaaaaaaccattaTATTAGAGCTCACGTATgtctttattgttttttttttttttttttttttggtttagagCATTGTCTTGGGACTCTTGATCATGTATTTcggggatttaaaaaaaaaaaaaaaaagatactaaATTTATGATGAAGTTTGTCATGTAGATGTTTTTTTTAAGCCAGTAGTGTCTGTTCAATAGATCAATAGAAGGACTTTTATGCAAGCTCgtgaaaatacattaatttattaacatgaaaataatacTAGACCTCGATCGGAAGTGATTATGTAATTTTGACCAATGCATAAAGtagatatttttgaaaattataatctAGAGTTAAAAGCTTAAATCTTACACAAAAACTGATCTTAGATGAAAACTTATATATAACCATTttaatactctctctctctctctctctctctctctctctctctctctctctacatatatatatatatatataattgtagtgGGTTTGGGTTGCCGAAAACCAAGATCCAATGAACGACCTCCGGAATGGCCATGCATGGCCACTTATCCTCCGGGTCCTACGGCCACATGTCCCAAGTCTTAAGAGCTGGGTGTCTGTTGTTGGTGATTCAGAGACAACAGCTAGCAGCAATTACCCAGCAAAGAGGTCCCAACCCCAAGCATGAATGATGAATAAATTAGGTATCAAACACCAATCACGTTAATGTGGAAAGCAGACCAGCAGGACCTCCAAACCCGGAAGAGCCTACCTTCAAACTGCTTTTGCCCTAAGCAACccaacaaaaaacaaacaagcCAGGAGGAACAAAATACAAAAGTTGCAACtgaagattgagaaaataaaataaaaaaagaacggGAAATTAAGCAGATTGGCTGAGAGTTCGGCGGAGATTGTTTGAATGCATGCTGATCAGTTTGATTCTTTCTgcagaaatattattaattaatataattaaggGGTGGCCAAATCCTGTCCTCAGTCAAAGTAAAActatgtataaaaataattaaaaggcGAGTGGGTTTTGTGGCCACTGAATCGAAATCATAACTCACGTTCGCTGCCtaattatatacatattttcctttatatattattacttcaTGATCACCTCTCACATGACCCCTCCTTTTTTTATCCTGTTTTTTTAATcgtaatttttattctttattattttttgacattCTGTGTATGGAAGATGTCCCTCTCTATCTTATAGCATTTTGTCTGCTACGTACGTATCTTTTTGTGTGGACATCATGTGGGCCTACTGCCTAGCAATGCCGATATGATTCTCGCTCGTGCAACCATGGATTGAGTTTGCTTAAGCTGATGAGTCGATTATATCCTAAGGCTGTTTGTTCTCTTTTTGGGTATTCCTAGAATTAATGAGATGATAGAGCTTCTGCATTAGCTGTTCATTCCAATAAATATAACTGGAGAAGAtaatatttaagataaaaaatgatattaatattcCAAATTAACTCAGTTTCAAAGGCGGAAGCCAAGCTCCTGATTTTTCTACTGAGCTTTAAAGATTGAGAAGTGTTTATATATCTGGGAATCAGATATCCAAGTCTTGATTAGTACCTTCAAATATTGTTTGTCATGGGGGGATGATCAGGATTCAATTCTCTATGTGCCGATAAAACAGATACAATGAACAAGGGGCTATCTAAACAGCCTGCATTTTTTGCACAAAGTGCCACTAGCAAGGAAATATCGAGTcataattaaatgaataacggtgacattcataaaaaaatttgaattgctaAAACAAATGTCACTTGTCTATTAAATCCTCTATCGAATGCCTCCCATATGCAGGCCAGGCAGGGCTCTGACATCATGAAAACCAAAACTAAAAGTGGAGAGAGGGTGTGAGATTACAACAAGACCTATCTGAATTTACAGAAATTTGTAATCGGAAATTTTGGCCCTTGATGGTTGACTTAAAAGCAGAAGCCATCTGTTGTGGAGTTAATCAAGCCTTCCTCTACAAGATTTTGATTCCCCCATCTGTCAACAACCAGGAAATTGTTAAGGATACTACTCAAAACAGAAGCAGCAGTACTTGCAGCCACGGTTCCAACCCCTATCAACTCAGCAATAAACTCTGTTCCTTTAGTAATCAACTCTGCGGATGGAGCACCAGGATAAGATAAGATAGCAGATAATGTCTGTAAATGTCTCTAATTTTACTTGTAAACTAATCATGTAAAGTTCTTTATAAACAAGTCAATACAACAGAATCACCCTTTCTTGCTATTTAGACTTGAGACATTCTGTTAGAAGGCATGTACATTAGAGAGAGCGGAACGGGGTTGTGTGTGTTgtgggggaggggggagggggggtggtGGGGTTGGTTGTGGAGATGAGCTTAACCTCTGAAATTCTTAGTTTAGATCGGCAATAGCGTCAGAGCGTACGAACCCACGCCCCTTTTCAGCTGGCTCTGAACATGGGAAGATTAAAAGATGTCAGTAACGCCGCCAGAGGCATCACTCTTTTTGTCACTTAGCATAAGCCAACTCGTACAATTGCTGTATGACGATAATGAGATATCAAAATATAGCAGCCAGAGGaaccaacatttttttttttaaatcatgcaAGTTTCATTGATTAAAAACTATGTAACACAGATTGAATACACTCGGGAGTTTCCTCCATGTCAACAATAAAATCTGTAATGCCTAATTCATTCTTGCCTAGAGTGTGAGGAACTATATTGGCTCCTGGATGTGTCTGATTGACCAGTGTTCAAAACTTTGCAGCTGGAATCTGATGTCTGATAATAGCATTCCAAAACAATTGAAATATTCCACAGAACCTTGGACAGCCTTCACAACTTTGCATGCATCTCCCTCTAATATTATTCTTCTCAAACCCAGTTCACTACCAAAAATTGCTGCTTGAAGAGCTGCATAAGTTTCTGCTACTAGGGGGTCTGGGAATCAGTCTTGCTTCTTCCTCCTTGTGGCCAAAACCTTGCCCTCCCAATCTCGAACAGTCCCAATACTTACCTTGCAGTGTACCCTATCCACACCAGCATCccaattgattttaaaaaaatatcttggagGAGCTTCCCATTCTTCCACGGTTCCACCCGATTGTTAGTAGTTGCTGGCTGATTGGTTTCCATGTTGAGTTTCTCTAAACTCTTGCAGCAACTAATATGCACTCTGCAACAAAGAGTTTGGGTGAGTGAGAGTATTTTTAAAGACAAACTCATTTCTTCTTCACAGTTTCCAAAGTACGACTGCGAGTTCTTCCATCTCCTCCTTGTTTAGCTTTAGAAACATTTCGACCATGACCTGAAAAGTATCATGCAAGACATCCTTCAGAAAATATTGGCTTACTTGTATATCAAGCATATACAGAAAAAAGGATAAGATATGTAAGCAGATTTGTACGCACAACAATGCAAACAGTAGAAACACAGAAAATGGTGTTACTAGAGGAAGGATTGAGTTTATATACACATGCAAATACATGCGGAATGGTGTTATCGCTAGAGGGAGGATCACACAATCATTATCAAAACAGAAAAACATACCAGATTCCTTTCAAAATTAGAAGTATTTAGTTTGGATGAAGGCAGCTGCAACAAATCTAATACGCTTGTTTCAATGTTATTCTGTCCATCAACATTGTAGTGACcagagaaataaaaaggaaaaatatagggGCCAGCAAACATATCTACCTTGTTCTTGAATTGTAAGTTTCAGCCTGTTCCGAGCTTGCCTTGCTCTCAGGTTGGCCCTTCGATTTGACCAAGTAGTATTCCACTCATGCAGTGGGTGTATCGTGTATGGGCTAGCACATGGTGCGGTCAGCTATGATCTACTCAATTTCTCTCTTAGACCTCAAACTCAGTTTAGCGGGGCAGCTCTTCATAGGTGCACTGCTTAAATTTGCCATCTGTGGCTGGTTTCTACAAGCAGGAATTAGGATAAAACCAGCAAGCCAGAGTAAACGTCAATAACAGACATATAGATGCAATCCATATGTCATGTAAAGCATAGATGAAATCCAGTATCATACAGATGGACAAACGTTCAATCAATGAAATGGCTAGCCAATCTTATTATAATAGCAGACGGGCCTGAAAACAACCAGGTTGAATCGTAGAAAAGTAATAAAGGAAAATAGATCAAGAAGACGGCAAAAGTAGGAGTTTCACTTCACAAAACTCCATATGCTATTCCTTTGGCACATCACCCTGTTGCGGAATGTATctttcctccctccctccccaaATGGAGCTTTGCATAACGGATGAATAATGTCATAAGAATTTCTAAAGCTATCTagttcaaaaatattttaggcacaaatgccatatatatatacacttattGTTATTATCATTCTTTTAGGCTTCATCCACTAAAGCTTTTATTACGCATTCCATCCCAATTTTCTGGTCCTCTATGAGGCTTGGAACTTTGGTGCTCTCTATAACTCCCGATTTCCAAAGTTGTCCTCATTATTTAGCAATCTCATGCCATTCTCCAACATTTTGGAGACTCATTTATAAAATGaccatttgtaaaaattaaatgcCAACAAAATAGCATGGAAAGTATAGGAGAAAATACATTGCAATCGCTGGTGACATCACTGCAAATTCCAAGATGAAATCTCCACAAACATTTCCAGTGAGAGTTAGAATCACTCTTAGACACCTCCCATAGACCAACCAAGATCCTAAATCGCACAAAAGCTACCCCAATCAGGGACATTCATCTTTATTCTATAGAATTCCACAAGAAGCCTTTATCGAACTCTTCATTGTCCAGGAAAAAGAAACTATATATTGAAAGCAACAAATAGACCAAAAAGTTCGCAATAACTGACTAAAAATTTTCTTATCATCCACAATCATGCGGTCCTAAAAACTTCAGTGGGTCACCGTTTGCAGCCAATATCCAGATGCTAAGTAACGAACCTCATAGAGCTAAACTTTGTGAAAAAGTCCTACGATTCAGCTTTGTTAACCAATTGCTTGTTTTACCTACAATATCATGGAGCAGAGGGTCATGGATTACCTAAAAAGGAACACATCAATTTGCCACTAGCCTTGTCATGGTAAAATTGAACCCGGACCTTCTAGAGAGAACATTTTAAGGTCCGCTTTCCGGAAACCTATTCAAGTGTGGAAAAGGTCGAGCGAACATGAAAGCAGAACTAAACAAACAGAATGATGCAAGCATAATTCAAACTCATAAGGCTCGAACACGAAAGTAAAACTAAACAGACTGATGCTAAATCAAGTTGCCAGAAACCCATATTGTTCACATTATAAACACCTTCAATGGTAAAGTTAGATTTATCTTCGCTCAACAAAAAAAGCTTCGTTTTTCTGCTGAAGCAACGACTATCGCGACCATGCGAAAGGAGAGAAACTCAAATCCTAAAACTATGTTTGGTTGATCAGAAAT comes from the Carya illinoinensis cultivar Pawnee chromosome 8, C.illinoinensisPawnee_v1, whole genome shotgun sequence genome and includes:
- the LOC122319250 gene encoding AP2-like ethylene-responsive transcription factor AIL5; this translates as MDSSPQNWLGFSLSNHNNPHLRSDSSSLSLFHAFTSPASGSVADVTQDQDHDATGGATDLSMFTTGPKLEDFLGGSTATSGAAPLAQFSTQSPMAMHVSAEPPEMYDSELKTIAAGFLRGFSTEPKTQVEKLPMAPAEPSPKKNADTFGQRTSIYRGVTRHRWTGRYEAHLWDNSCRREGQSRKGRQVYLGGYDKEEKAARAYDLAALKYWGPNTTTNFPVSNYEKELEEMKNMTRLEFIASLRRKSSGFSRGASIYRGVTRHHQHGRWQARIGRVAGNKDLYLGTFSTQEEAAEAYDIAAIKFRGLNAVTNFDMSRYDVKSIANSNLPIGGGKSKTSSESASDTMSVDGSRSDDRDLSSASSISFASQPSTSSLSFAIPIKQDPSEYWPSILGYHNGSFNNTRNPSVAPHLVQSSINGSAFQNTTSPFNVDFSSTSSSANESCNGFFNEGYVQEQNNGTSIPYPTPVAISSNNSYESSSGFGSSWIGPALHTFQTHAKPNLFQTPIFGIE